Proteins co-encoded in one Neodiprion lecontei isolate iyNeoLeco1 chromosome 3, iyNeoLeco1.1, whole genome shotgun sequence genomic window:
- the LOC107223167 gene encoding two pore calcium channel protein 1 isoform X3 — translation MLVSFLLRAFNFFLEYGSMLSCASSDGRIRMTPRENTDTPNEIGHRIGATDGETLSENAALARYAIGIDADVHWEMNYHEAAIFLEEGRNNEKFDSHPRHPEDLPAYLLVHNSWYYGLDLLTSLILLALAFVEEPAVPLFKLPVWAHGSIELLALIIIGIELALKLRWIGWGTILKHKRTMLKCMTLAIMFVEAMTVLVRQSSHFRVTRALRPIFLVDTKYCGGVRRFIRQILQTLPPIIDMLGLLLFFIITYMVLGYYMFSEMNRNFATLEDSFVSLFVLLTTANFPDVMMPSYSRNKWYAIYFVSYLCTMLYVMMNLMLAVVNETFTTAERDKFKKLLLHKRRACHHAFKLLVSKQNPDKMQFRQFRGLMRYYAPQKSIRDVILMFRHMNVSGTGTLSSDEFVEVYDATTLEWDPQYSSIPWYHAAWQPLQILCKGAHAAIVWPYFETVVYGTIIGNGVAMVVRLIEPSTSLQQSAHAFAASWDTFLFVSIFLLEAFVKVLGLGTRRYLNSGWNLFDLGASLLALIAGFLLLLSPTATFLVVLRPLRLLRLFKIKKRYRDVFGTLVLLSPLMCSTAIVMLVLYYFFAIIGMEMFEGYDMRNCCRNTTVEDFYKYSANGSTALGYYYLNTFDNLMASGMTLFELTVVNNWFILMNAYAFTAGLYTRVYFMVFYLFTMIVLTIVVSSFLEAFRFRIQYKRSTSKRDEEKMLHEEVELRWDELQTVVQDFHLLEQLRSTLVVGGVTTFIGSRPRTREVLQRRMYTHEICEWLAEAALEDKKIGSGPIGSFDNLDSGDIILSTDHVVANGDTVSSQHQNGITSPT, via the exons ATGCTTGTCTCATTCCTGCTGCgtgctttcaatttttttctagaatATGGGTCTATGTTGTCTTGCGCTTCTTCAGACGGCAGAATCAGGATGACCCCAAGGGAGAATACGGATACTCCGAATGAAATCGGTCACAGAATTGGTGCAACGGATGGTGAAACTTTGTCAGAAAATGCGGCTTTGGCGAGGTACGCGATTGGTATAGATGCGGACGTACACTGGGAAATGAATTATCATGAAGCAGCCATATTTCTTGAG GAAGGTCGAAATAATGAGAAGTTTGACTCTCATCCCAGACATCCAGAGGATTTACCAGCCTACCTTTTGGTGCATAACAGCTGGTATTATGGCCTTGACCTATTGACTTCCCTCATACTTTTAGCCTTGGCATTTGTTGAGGAGCCAGCAGTGCCTCTTTTCAAG CTACCCGTCTGGGCGCATGGATCTATCGAGCTTCTGGCTCTAATCATAATAGGAATAGAATTAGCATTGAAACTGAGATGGATCGGATGGGgaacaattttgaaacacaAACGCACAATGCTTAag TGTATGACATTAGCCATTATGTTTGTGGAGGCAATGACAGTGTTGGTACGACAATCATCACACTTCAGAGTGACTCGAGCTCTCAGGCCAATATTTTTAGTGGATACTAAATATTGCGGGGGAGTGAGGAGATTCATTAGACAAATATTGCAAACTTTGCCACCAATTATAGACATGTTGGGACTACTCTTGTTCTTCATCATCACGTACATGGTACTAGGCTACTACATGTTCTCTGAGATGAACAGAAATTTTGCAACATTAGAAGACAGTTTTGTTAGTCTTTTCGTCCTACTGACCACTGCTAA CTTTCCAGATGTCATGATGCCATCGTATTCGAGAAACAAATGGTATGCAATTTACTTTGTTTCATACCTCTGTACAATGTTGTACGTCATGATGAACCTGATGTTGGCTGTCGTGAATGAAACTTTCACCACTGCGGAACGagacaaattcaaaaaattattacttcaTAAAAGGAGGGCTTGCCACCATGCATTTAAATTGCTAGTTTCGAAGCAAAATCCTGATAAAATGCAATTTCGACAGTTTAGAGGATTGATGCGATACTACGCTCCGCAGAAAT CCATCAGAGATGTGATCTTGATGTTTCGGCACATGAATGTGTCTGGCACCGGTACCCTGAGTTCTGATGAATTTGTCGAAGTTTACGACGCTACAACGCTTGAATGGGATCCGCAGTATTCTAGTATTCCATGGTACCATGCCGCATGGCAGCCACTACAGATCCTCTGCAAGGGTGCTCATGCAGCCATTGTATGGCCGTACTTTGAAACAGTCGTTT ATGGAACAATCATTGGAAACGGTGTAGCTATGGTGGTGCGACTAATTGAACCATCCACAAGTTTGCAGCAGTCTGCCCATGCGTTTGCAGCTAGTTGGGACACATTCCTATTTGTATCAA ttttccTGTTGGAAGCATTCGTAAAAGTGTTAGGTTTGGGTACAAGGAGATACCTAAACTCAGGTTGGAATCTTTTTGATTTGGGCGCATCTCTTCTTGCACTCATAGCCGGATTTTTATTGCTTCTTTCGCCAACAGCCACGTTTCTAGTTGTACTTAGACCGTTAAGATTACTCAGATTGTTCAAAATCAAAAAGAGATATCGAGATGTATTTGGTACACTAGTACTACTGTCCCCTTTGATGTGCTCAACTGCCATTGTTATGCTGGTACTTTACTACTTCTTTGCTATAATCGGAATGGAAATGTTTGAGGGATATGATATGCGTAACTGTTGCCG taacaCAACTGTCGAAGATTTCTATAAATATTCAGCTAATGGAAGTACAGCATTGGGTTATTATTATCTAAACACGTTTGATAATCTGATGGCCAGTGGTATGACTTTGTTTGAATTGACGGTCGTGAACAATTGGTTTATATTGATGAATGCTTATGCATTCACTGCAGGATTGTATACGAGAGTGTACTTCATGGTCTTTTACCTTTTCACAATGATAGTACTGACCATTGTAGTTTCCAGTTTCCTGGAAGCATTCAGATTCAGGATTCAATATAAAAGGTCAACATCCAAACGAGACG AGGAGAAGATGTTGCATGAGGAAGTGGAATTGAGGTGGGATGAGCTGCAAACTGTTGTTCAGGACTTCCATTTACTAGAACAGCTGAGATCTACTCTAGTTGTTGGT GGTGTCACAACATTCATTGGATCTCGTCCACGAACTAGAGAAGTTCTCCAGCGCAGAATGTATACACATGAAATATGCGAATGGTTAGCTGAAGCAGCATtggaggataaaaaaattggttctGGTCCAATTGGCAGTTTTGATAATCTTGATTCAGGAGACATAATTCTAAGTACTGACCACGTAGTAGCAAATGGTGATACAGTATCTTCGCAACATCAGAACGGTATTACAAGTCCTACGTAa
- the LOC107223163 gene encoding mevalonate kinase → MASFKITAPGKLILYGEHAVVYGKTALAASLDLRTTLEFEELKPDQLYVYLLFPKISLSEKISIRKIEDYFFNDRALKIDKDSDHFYKHVQNFAEDVGYANLPQKLAIEAFFYLFISILKYDEVKIKPFRIQVGTMLSVSSGLGSSASFAVCLSTCFVHYVNLQKNVSTTLDKTQLDVISEYALKCEKIMHGNPSGIDNAICTYGSIVEFRKNEILQPITGTKSMRVLLVDTKILRSTKALVEKVAELKEKYPKVFQPILESIDNVSQKALSIIKQMKDVCETDTAALNEFYAELLTLIDINQALLASCQVSHSTIDEICAEARKHSLRAKLTGAGGGGYAYVLLPPDTNDDTITEISNAFVERGYGIELTNLGGPGVMIES, encoded by the exons ATGGCCAGCTTTAAAATAACAGCTCCTGGAAAGCTTATTCTGTATGGTGAACATGCTGTAGTTTATGGGAAAACTGCATTGGCTGCCAGTTTAGATTTACGTACAACCTTGGAGTTCGAGGAATTAAAACCTGACCAGTTGTACGTCTATTTGTTATTTCCAAAAATAAGTCTATCAGAAAAGATATCTATTAGAAAGAttgaagattattttttcaatgacagagcattgaaaattgacaagGATTCTgatcatttttataaacatgTTCAAAACTTTGCTGAAGATGTAGGCTATGCAAACTTGCCACAGAAGTTGGCCATAGAagcatttttctatttatttatcagcATTCTGAAGTACGACGAGGTCAAAATCAAACCATTTCGTATACAAGTAGGTACCATGCTGTCCGTTAGTTCAGGTCTAGGAAGTTCTGCATCTTTTGCTGTCTGTCTAAGTACTTGTTTTGTACATTACGTTAAtcttcaaaaaaatgtatctaCAACATTGGACAAAACGCAGTTGGACGTAATATCCGAGTACGCattaaaatgtgaaaaaattatgcatGGAAATCCATCAGGTATTGATAACGCCATCTGTACATATGGATCAATAGTTGAATTTCGAAAGAATGAAATCTTACAACCAATTACTGGAACTAAAAGCATGAGAGTTTTACTGGTAGATACTAAAATTCTGAGAAGTACTAAAGCTTTAGTAGAGAAAGTAGCTgaactgaaagaaaaatatccaaaGGTTTTCCAACCAATTTTGGAGTCTATAGATAATGTATCACAAAAAGCTTTAAGCATTATAAAACAAATGAAGGATGTATGCGAAACGGACACCGCTGCGCTAAATGAGTTCTATGCCGAATTATTG aCATTGATCGACATAAATCAAGCTTTACTTGCATCTTGTCAAGTTTCACACTCGACAATAGATGAAATCTGTGCGGAGGCAAGAAAACATTCTCTTCGAGCAAAGCTAACTGGAGCTGGGGGTGGTGGATACGCATATGTTCTACTGCCTCCTGACACAAATGATGATACAATCACTGAAATTTCCAATGCATTTGTAGAAAGAGGGTATGGCATTGAACTCACCAATTTGGGGGGACCAGGAGTAATGATTGAAAGTTAA
- the LOC107223167 gene encoding two pore calcium channel protein 1 isoform X1, which produces MPSSPRSPGSADGYQRFDDEPNVTLRLEGSYGASPKYGSMLSCASSDGRIRMTPRENTDTPNEIGHRIGATDGETLSENAALARYAIGIDADVHWEMNYHEAAIFLEEGRNNEKFDSHPRHPEDLPAYLLVHNSWYYGLDLLTSLILLALAFVEEPAVPLFKLPVWAHGSIELLALIIIGIELALKLRWIGWGTILKHKRTMLKCMTLAIMFVEAMTVLVRQSSHFRVTRALRPIFLVDTKYCGGVRRFIRQILQTLPPIIDMLGLLLFFIITYMVLGYYMFSEMNRNFATLEDSFVSLFVLLTTANFPDVMMPSYSRNKWYAIYFVSYLCTMLYVMMNLMLAVVNETFTTAERDKFKKLLLHKRRACHHAFKLLVSKQNPDKMQFRQFRGLMRYYAPQKSIRDVILMFRHMNVSGTGTLSSDEFVEVYDATTLEWDPQYSSIPWYHAAWQPLQILCKGAHAAIVWPYFETVVYGTIIGNGVAMVVRLIEPSTSLQQSAHAFAASWDTFLFVSIFLLEAFVKVLGLGTRRYLNSGWNLFDLGASLLALIAGFLLLLSPTATFLVVLRPLRLLRLFKIKKRYRDVFGTLVLLSPLMCSTAIVMLVLYYFFAIIGMEMFEGYDMRNCCRNTTVEDFYKYSANGSTALGYYYLNTFDNLMASGMTLFELTVVNNWFILMNAYAFTAGLYTRVYFMVFYLFTMIVLTIVVSSFLEAFRFRIQYKRSTSKRDEEKMLHEEVELRWDELQTVVQDFHLLEQLRSTLVVGGVTTFIGSRPRTREVLQRRMYTHEICEWLAEAALEDKKIGSGPIGSFDNLDSGDIILSTDHVVANGDTVSSQHQNGITSPT; this is translated from the exons ATGCCCTCGTCCCCGAGAAGTCCTGGATCTGCGGACGGATACCAGCGTTTCGACGATGAGCCAAACGTCACTTTACGTTTAGAGGGTTCCTACGGAGCGAGTCCAA aatATGGGTCTATGTTGTCTTGCGCTTCTTCAGACGGCAGAATCAGGATGACCCCAAGGGAGAATACGGATACTCCGAATGAAATCGGTCACAGAATTGGTGCAACGGATGGTGAAACTTTGTCAGAAAATGCGGCTTTGGCGAGGTACGCGATTGGTATAGATGCGGACGTACACTGGGAAATGAATTATCATGAAGCAGCCATATTTCTTGAG GAAGGTCGAAATAATGAGAAGTTTGACTCTCATCCCAGACATCCAGAGGATTTACCAGCCTACCTTTTGGTGCATAACAGCTGGTATTATGGCCTTGACCTATTGACTTCCCTCATACTTTTAGCCTTGGCATTTGTTGAGGAGCCAGCAGTGCCTCTTTTCAAG CTACCCGTCTGGGCGCATGGATCTATCGAGCTTCTGGCTCTAATCATAATAGGAATAGAATTAGCATTGAAACTGAGATGGATCGGATGGGgaacaattttgaaacacaAACGCACAATGCTTAag TGTATGACATTAGCCATTATGTTTGTGGAGGCAATGACAGTGTTGGTACGACAATCATCACACTTCAGAGTGACTCGAGCTCTCAGGCCAATATTTTTAGTGGATACTAAATATTGCGGGGGAGTGAGGAGATTCATTAGACAAATATTGCAAACTTTGCCACCAATTATAGACATGTTGGGACTACTCTTGTTCTTCATCATCACGTACATGGTACTAGGCTACTACATGTTCTCTGAGATGAACAGAAATTTTGCAACATTAGAAGACAGTTTTGTTAGTCTTTTCGTCCTACTGACCACTGCTAA CTTTCCAGATGTCATGATGCCATCGTATTCGAGAAACAAATGGTATGCAATTTACTTTGTTTCATACCTCTGTACAATGTTGTACGTCATGATGAACCTGATGTTGGCTGTCGTGAATGAAACTTTCACCACTGCGGAACGagacaaattcaaaaaattattacttcaTAAAAGGAGGGCTTGCCACCATGCATTTAAATTGCTAGTTTCGAAGCAAAATCCTGATAAAATGCAATTTCGACAGTTTAGAGGATTGATGCGATACTACGCTCCGCAGAAAT CCATCAGAGATGTGATCTTGATGTTTCGGCACATGAATGTGTCTGGCACCGGTACCCTGAGTTCTGATGAATTTGTCGAAGTTTACGACGCTACAACGCTTGAATGGGATCCGCAGTATTCTAGTATTCCATGGTACCATGCCGCATGGCAGCCACTACAGATCCTCTGCAAGGGTGCTCATGCAGCCATTGTATGGCCGTACTTTGAAACAGTCGTTT ATGGAACAATCATTGGAAACGGTGTAGCTATGGTGGTGCGACTAATTGAACCATCCACAAGTTTGCAGCAGTCTGCCCATGCGTTTGCAGCTAGTTGGGACACATTCCTATTTGTATCAA ttttccTGTTGGAAGCATTCGTAAAAGTGTTAGGTTTGGGTACAAGGAGATACCTAAACTCAGGTTGGAATCTTTTTGATTTGGGCGCATCTCTTCTTGCACTCATAGCCGGATTTTTATTGCTTCTTTCGCCAACAGCCACGTTTCTAGTTGTACTTAGACCGTTAAGATTACTCAGATTGTTCAAAATCAAAAAGAGATATCGAGATGTATTTGGTACACTAGTACTACTGTCCCCTTTGATGTGCTCAACTGCCATTGTTATGCTGGTACTTTACTACTTCTTTGCTATAATCGGAATGGAAATGTTTGAGGGATATGATATGCGTAACTGTTGCCG taacaCAACTGTCGAAGATTTCTATAAATATTCAGCTAATGGAAGTACAGCATTGGGTTATTATTATCTAAACACGTTTGATAATCTGATGGCCAGTGGTATGACTTTGTTTGAATTGACGGTCGTGAACAATTGGTTTATATTGATGAATGCTTATGCATTCACTGCAGGATTGTATACGAGAGTGTACTTCATGGTCTTTTACCTTTTCACAATGATAGTACTGACCATTGTAGTTTCCAGTTTCCTGGAAGCATTCAGATTCAGGATTCAATATAAAAGGTCAACATCCAAACGAGACG AGGAGAAGATGTTGCATGAGGAAGTGGAATTGAGGTGGGATGAGCTGCAAACTGTTGTTCAGGACTTCCATTTACTAGAACAGCTGAGATCTACTCTAGTTGTTGGT GGTGTCACAACATTCATTGGATCTCGTCCACGAACTAGAGAAGTTCTCCAGCGCAGAATGTATACACATGAAATATGCGAATGGTTAGCTGAAGCAGCATtggaggataaaaaaattggttctGGTCCAATTGGCAGTTTTGATAATCTTGATTCAGGAGACATAATTCTAAGTACTGACCACGTAGTAGCAAATGGTGATACAGTATCTTCGCAACATCAGAACGGTATTACAAGTCCTACGTAa
- the LOC107223182 gene encoding 60S ribosomal protein L6 isoform X1, with the protein MNEMVDTKAKAPAKPAATEAKKDGRKVRGKPRNRDLGNGVYRFSRTRMYHKKALYKFIGKKTEKTVKPKKPVTIEKKIGGDKNGGTRLVLLKKRRKNYPTADPVTVHHAKKTFREHVRRLRPTITPGTILILLAGPHKGKRVVFLKQLRSGLLLVTGPFLINACPLRRVSQNYVIATSTKIDLSGVKLPKEVGKDEYYKRTQNKRAKKEEGDIFSTKKVDYKPSEQRKIDQKTVDTLIIGAIKKHQDKKLLFTYLSAMFGLRSSQYPHRMKF; encoded by the exons ATGAATGAG atgGTGGATACTAAAGCGAAGGCTCCGGCCAAACCTGCGGCTACTGAGGCCAAAAAGGATGGACGCAAGGTCCGTGGCAAACCAAGAAATCGTGATTTAGGAAATGGAGTCTACAGGTTCAGCCGAACTCGAATGTATCACAAAAAAGCTCTTTACAAGTTCATTGGCAAGAAGACCGAGAAAACT GTAAAGCCCAAGAAGCCTGTGACCATTGAAAAGAAGATTGGTGGTGATAAAAATGGAGGTACCAGATTAGTTCTGCttaagaagaggaggaagaactACCCTACTGCTGATCCAGTCACTGTTCACCATGCAAAGAAAACTTTCCGTGAACATGTTCGCAGACTCAGACCCACCATCACTCCTGGTACAATCCTGATTTTGTTGGCTGGGCCCCACAAGGGAAAGCGAGTTGTTTTCTTGAAGCAGCTTCGTAGTGGTCTTTTGTTAGTAACTG GTCCATTCCTAATCAACGCTTGTCCTTTACGTCGTGTTAGCCAGAATTACGTGATAGCTACATCGACAAAGATCGACCTTTCTGGTGTGAAACTACCCAAAGAAGTAGGAAAGGACGAATATTACAAAAGGACCCAGAACAAGCGTGCCAAGAAAGAAGAGGGAGATATCTTCAGCACAAAGAAAGTAGACTACAAACCTTCTGAACAGAGAAAGATCGACCAGAAAACTGTGGATACACTAATTATTGGAGCCATCAAGAAACACCAGGACAAAAAATTGCTCTTCACTTATTTGTCAGCGATGTTCGGTCTTCGAAGCAGCCAATATCCCCacagaatgaaattttaa
- the LOC107223167 gene encoding two pore calcium channel protein 1 isoform X2 encodes MPSSPRSPGSADGYQRFDDEPNVTLRLEGSYGASPNGRIRMTPRENTDTPNEIGHRIGATDGETLSENAALARYAIGIDADVHWEMNYHEAAIFLEEGRNNEKFDSHPRHPEDLPAYLLVHNSWYYGLDLLTSLILLALAFVEEPAVPLFKLPVWAHGSIELLALIIIGIELALKLRWIGWGTILKHKRTMLKCMTLAIMFVEAMTVLVRQSSHFRVTRALRPIFLVDTKYCGGVRRFIRQILQTLPPIIDMLGLLLFFIITYMVLGYYMFSEMNRNFATLEDSFVSLFVLLTTANFPDVMMPSYSRNKWYAIYFVSYLCTMLYVMMNLMLAVVNETFTTAERDKFKKLLLHKRRACHHAFKLLVSKQNPDKMQFRQFRGLMRYYAPQKSIRDVILMFRHMNVSGTGTLSSDEFVEVYDATTLEWDPQYSSIPWYHAAWQPLQILCKGAHAAIVWPYFETVVYGTIIGNGVAMVVRLIEPSTSLQQSAHAFAASWDTFLFVSIFLLEAFVKVLGLGTRRYLNSGWNLFDLGASLLALIAGFLLLLSPTATFLVVLRPLRLLRLFKIKKRYRDVFGTLVLLSPLMCSTAIVMLVLYYFFAIIGMEMFEGYDMRNCCRNTTVEDFYKYSANGSTALGYYYLNTFDNLMASGMTLFELTVVNNWFILMNAYAFTAGLYTRVYFMVFYLFTMIVLTIVVSSFLEAFRFRIQYKRSTSKRDEEKMLHEEVELRWDELQTVVQDFHLLEQLRSTLVVGGVTTFIGSRPRTREVLQRRMYTHEICEWLAEAALEDKKIGSGPIGSFDNLDSGDIILSTDHVVANGDTVSSQHQNGITSPT; translated from the exons ATGCCCTCGTCCCCGAGAAGTCCTGGATCTGCGGACGGATACCAGCGTTTCGACGATGAGCCAAACGTCACTTTACGTTTAGAGGGTTCCTACGGAGCGAGTCCAA ACGGCAGAATCAGGATGACCCCAAGGGAGAATACGGATACTCCGAATGAAATCGGTCACAGAATTGGTGCAACGGATGGTGAAACTTTGTCAGAAAATGCGGCTTTGGCGAGGTACGCGATTGGTATAGATGCGGACGTACACTGGGAAATGAATTATCATGAAGCAGCCATATTTCTTGAG GAAGGTCGAAATAATGAGAAGTTTGACTCTCATCCCAGACATCCAGAGGATTTACCAGCCTACCTTTTGGTGCATAACAGCTGGTATTATGGCCTTGACCTATTGACTTCCCTCATACTTTTAGCCTTGGCATTTGTTGAGGAGCCAGCAGTGCCTCTTTTCAAG CTACCCGTCTGGGCGCATGGATCTATCGAGCTTCTGGCTCTAATCATAATAGGAATAGAATTAGCATTGAAACTGAGATGGATCGGATGGGgaacaattttgaaacacaAACGCACAATGCTTAag TGTATGACATTAGCCATTATGTTTGTGGAGGCAATGACAGTGTTGGTACGACAATCATCACACTTCAGAGTGACTCGAGCTCTCAGGCCAATATTTTTAGTGGATACTAAATATTGCGGGGGAGTGAGGAGATTCATTAGACAAATATTGCAAACTTTGCCACCAATTATAGACATGTTGGGACTACTCTTGTTCTTCATCATCACGTACATGGTACTAGGCTACTACATGTTCTCTGAGATGAACAGAAATTTTGCAACATTAGAAGACAGTTTTGTTAGTCTTTTCGTCCTACTGACCACTGCTAA CTTTCCAGATGTCATGATGCCATCGTATTCGAGAAACAAATGGTATGCAATTTACTTTGTTTCATACCTCTGTACAATGTTGTACGTCATGATGAACCTGATGTTGGCTGTCGTGAATGAAACTTTCACCACTGCGGAACGagacaaattcaaaaaattattacttcaTAAAAGGAGGGCTTGCCACCATGCATTTAAATTGCTAGTTTCGAAGCAAAATCCTGATAAAATGCAATTTCGACAGTTTAGAGGATTGATGCGATACTACGCTCCGCAGAAAT CCATCAGAGATGTGATCTTGATGTTTCGGCACATGAATGTGTCTGGCACCGGTACCCTGAGTTCTGATGAATTTGTCGAAGTTTACGACGCTACAACGCTTGAATGGGATCCGCAGTATTCTAGTATTCCATGGTACCATGCCGCATGGCAGCCACTACAGATCCTCTGCAAGGGTGCTCATGCAGCCATTGTATGGCCGTACTTTGAAACAGTCGTTT ATGGAACAATCATTGGAAACGGTGTAGCTATGGTGGTGCGACTAATTGAACCATCCACAAGTTTGCAGCAGTCTGCCCATGCGTTTGCAGCTAGTTGGGACACATTCCTATTTGTATCAA ttttccTGTTGGAAGCATTCGTAAAAGTGTTAGGTTTGGGTACAAGGAGATACCTAAACTCAGGTTGGAATCTTTTTGATTTGGGCGCATCTCTTCTTGCACTCATAGCCGGATTTTTATTGCTTCTTTCGCCAACAGCCACGTTTCTAGTTGTACTTAGACCGTTAAGATTACTCAGATTGTTCAAAATCAAAAAGAGATATCGAGATGTATTTGGTACACTAGTACTACTGTCCCCTTTGATGTGCTCAACTGCCATTGTTATGCTGGTACTTTACTACTTCTTTGCTATAATCGGAATGGAAATGTTTGAGGGATATGATATGCGTAACTGTTGCCG taacaCAACTGTCGAAGATTTCTATAAATATTCAGCTAATGGAAGTACAGCATTGGGTTATTATTATCTAAACACGTTTGATAATCTGATGGCCAGTGGTATGACTTTGTTTGAATTGACGGTCGTGAACAATTGGTTTATATTGATGAATGCTTATGCATTCACTGCAGGATTGTATACGAGAGTGTACTTCATGGTCTTTTACCTTTTCACAATGATAGTACTGACCATTGTAGTTTCCAGTTTCCTGGAAGCATTCAGATTCAGGATTCAATATAAAAGGTCAACATCCAAACGAGACG AGGAGAAGATGTTGCATGAGGAAGTGGAATTGAGGTGGGATGAGCTGCAAACTGTTGTTCAGGACTTCCATTTACTAGAACAGCTGAGATCTACTCTAGTTGTTGGT GGTGTCACAACATTCATTGGATCTCGTCCACGAACTAGAGAAGTTCTCCAGCGCAGAATGTATACACATGAAATATGCGAATGGTTAGCTGAAGCAGCATtggaggataaaaaaattggttctGGTCCAATTGGCAGTTTTGATAATCTTGATTCAGGAGACATAATTCTAAGTACTGACCACGTAGTAGCAAATGGTGATACAGTATCTTCGCAACATCAGAACGGTATTACAAGTCCTACGTAa
- the LOC107223182 gene encoding 60S ribosomal protein L6 isoform X2 has protein sequence MVDTKAKAPAKPAATEAKKDGRKVRGKPRNRDLGNGVYRFSRTRMYHKKALYKFIGKKTEKTVKPKKPVTIEKKIGGDKNGGTRLVLLKKRRKNYPTADPVTVHHAKKTFREHVRRLRPTITPGTILILLAGPHKGKRVVFLKQLRSGLLLVTGPFLINACPLRRVSQNYVIATSTKIDLSGVKLPKEVGKDEYYKRTQNKRAKKEEGDIFSTKKVDYKPSEQRKIDQKTVDTLIIGAIKKHQDKKLLFTYLSAMFGLRSSQYPHRMKF, from the exons atgGTGGATACTAAAGCGAAGGCTCCGGCCAAACCTGCGGCTACTGAGGCCAAAAAGGATGGACGCAAGGTCCGTGGCAAACCAAGAAATCGTGATTTAGGAAATGGAGTCTACAGGTTCAGCCGAACTCGAATGTATCACAAAAAAGCTCTTTACAAGTTCATTGGCAAGAAGACCGAGAAAACT GTAAAGCCCAAGAAGCCTGTGACCATTGAAAAGAAGATTGGTGGTGATAAAAATGGAGGTACCAGATTAGTTCTGCttaagaagaggaggaagaactACCCTACTGCTGATCCAGTCACTGTTCACCATGCAAAGAAAACTTTCCGTGAACATGTTCGCAGACTCAGACCCACCATCACTCCTGGTACAATCCTGATTTTGTTGGCTGGGCCCCACAAGGGAAAGCGAGTTGTTTTCTTGAAGCAGCTTCGTAGTGGTCTTTTGTTAGTAACTG GTCCATTCCTAATCAACGCTTGTCCTTTACGTCGTGTTAGCCAGAATTACGTGATAGCTACATCGACAAAGATCGACCTTTCTGGTGTGAAACTACCCAAAGAAGTAGGAAAGGACGAATATTACAAAAGGACCCAGAACAAGCGTGCCAAGAAAGAAGAGGGAGATATCTTCAGCACAAAGAAAGTAGACTACAAACCTTCTGAACAGAGAAAGATCGACCAGAAAACTGTGGATACACTAATTATTGGAGCCATCAAGAAACACCAGGACAAAAAATTGCTCTTCACTTATTTGTCAGCGATGTTCGGTCTTCGAAGCAGCCAATATCCCCacagaatgaaattttaa